Proteins from one Pseudomonas grandcourensis genomic window:
- a CDS encoding HlyD family type I secretion periplasmic adaptor subunit — protein MQASSTDISTPENKPDADAAGIARIGMWFLLLGLGGFLLWACLAPLDRGVVGSGTVVVSGERKTVQSRTGGTIDNILVREGDRVQQGQVVMQLNTVQAKSQLDVALGQWLGARAVEDRLMAERLNRDTVQWSAALLARAGDPRAVAAMELQGYLFATRRAELASRMQISQHEIASLKEQLQGFEEIKRNHAVQLQFQQQALTGLRELAREGYLPRNRLFEAESSAAQLGAQLASSISDIGRTRQAINESELKALQQGQVFRSDAESQLTQVVAQTSSLIDQIKSLEFEVNSAAIVAPVAGQVMGMTVHTVGGVAPAGQRLMDIVPQGSSWVVKAQFPPMMADRLKPELPVDLRFGSLQRVHTPVIVGKVLTVSADQLIDEHSGSPYFSVEVSVSPEAIIHLRELGLDVKPGMQAEVLVKTGERTLANYLMQPVTERMAGAFKEE, from the coding sequence ATGCAAGCCAGTTCGACCGACATTTCGACCCCCGAGAACAAGCCCGATGCGGATGCCGCGGGCATTGCCAGGATCGGTATGTGGTTTTTGCTCCTGGGCCTCGGCGGGTTCCTGCTCTGGGCCTGCCTGGCGCCGCTTGACCGCGGCGTGGTCGGTAGCGGCACAGTGGTGGTTTCCGGCGAGCGCAAGACCGTGCAGTCGCGCACCGGCGGCACGATCGACAACATCCTGGTACGTGAAGGCGACCGGGTGCAGCAGGGGCAGGTGGTGATGCAACTCAACACCGTCCAGGCCAAGTCGCAACTTGATGTCGCCCTGGGCCAGTGGCTCGGCGCCCGCGCCGTCGAGGATCGGCTGATGGCCGAACGCCTGAACCGCGACACTGTGCAGTGGTCCGCAGCATTGCTGGCCCGCGCCGGCGACCCGCGCGCCGTCGCGGCGATGGAGCTGCAAGGCTATCTGTTCGCCACCCGCCGTGCCGAACTGGCCAGCCGCATGCAAATCAGCCAGCACGAAATAGCCTCGCTCAAAGAACAGCTCCAGGGCTTCGAAGAGATCAAGCGCAACCACGCCGTACAGCTGCAATTCCAGCAGCAGGCGCTCACGGGGCTGCGGGAACTGGCCCGTGAAGGTTATCTGCCACGCAACCGGCTGTTCGAAGCGGAAAGCAGTGCGGCGCAGTTGGGCGCCCAATTGGCTTCGAGCATTTCCGATATCGGCCGCACGCGCCAGGCGATCAATGAAAGCGAGCTCAAGGCGCTGCAACAGGGGCAGGTCTTTCGCAGCGACGCAGAGTCGCAATTGACCCAGGTCGTGGCGCAGACATCGAGCCTGATCGACCAGATCAAGTCATTGGAATTCGAAGTCAACAGCGCCGCAATCGTCGCGCCCGTCGCCGGCCAGGTGATGGGAATGACGGTGCACACCGTCGGCGGCGTCGCACCAGCGGGCCAGCGCCTGATGGACATTGTCCCGCAAGGCTCCAGCTGGGTGGTCAAGGCGCAATTCCCGCCGATGATGGCCGACCGGCTCAAGCCTGAGCTGCCGGTCGATCTGCGTTTCGGTTCGTTGCAACGGGTCCACACCCCGGTGATCGTCGGCAAGGTGCTCACGGTGTCGGCCGACCAGTTGATCGACGAACACAGCGGTTCGCCCTACTTCTCGGTGGAGGTCTCGGTCAGCCCCGAGGCGATCATCCATCTGCGCGAGCTGGGCCTGGATGTCAAGCCAGGCATGCAGGCCGAAGTATTGGTCAAGACCGGCGAACGCACCCTTGCCAACTACTTGATGCAGCCGGTGACCGAACGTATGGCTGGCGCTTTCAAGGAAGAATGA
- a CDS encoding tetratricopeptide repeat protein, with product MPRQNLESPNLDIVLAAALQLAEGVALEPMKLLETADRLNGAQRITDVAALYQRWLQHCHSSVNYIIQFNLGTTLSQLGQIEAAEAAYRAAIAQNPEFAQAWFNLGTLLERQHKPQEALAIWQSMLDDRLVDATQSRELYLMTCNNLGRLFEETRQLQKSEAILRTSLEADPHQPKVIQHWVHLRQKQCVWPVYEPPAGLTRGDLLKASSPLALLAGSDDPGLQLAAAVHFVKERVNVRVPALAPAQGYGHQKLRIGFLSSDFCLHAVSLLTVELFELIDRQRFEVYGFCWSREDGSPLRERVRQAMDHFVRIDAMDDAAAAQCIRDHEIDILIDLHGLTSGARPDIPAYRPAAVQMTYLGFPGSTGLPGIDYVIADRYLIPDSEKAYYSETPLYLAQIYQCSDRQRPVAALPTRAECGLPQDRFVFCSFNNNYKFNEEVFDCWMRILQRAPDSVLWLLADNPWAQEKLCARAQAHGVNPARLLFAPRVAPAQYLARYSAADLFLDAYPFNAGTTANDALWMGLPVLTRSGRTFASRMAGSLLTALDLPELITTTLAEYEERAVELATQADLLPGLRERLHQGREHSALFDTPRFVRDFEDAISSVAPGRV from the coding sequence ATGCCTAGACAGAATCTTGAGAGCCCGAACCTCGATATCGTGCTGGCCGCAGCCCTGCAGCTGGCCGAGGGCGTCGCTCTGGAACCGATGAAGTTGCTCGAAACCGCAGACCGGCTCAATGGCGCACAGCGCATCACCGATGTCGCTGCGCTCTACCAGCGCTGGCTGCAGCACTGCCATTCGTCGGTCAATTACATTATCCAGTTCAACCTGGGGACCACGCTGTCGCAACTGGGGCAGATCGAGGCCGCAGAGGCAGCCTATCGCGCCGCCATTGCCCAGAACCCGGAATTCGCCCAGGCGTGGTTCAATCTGGGGACGCTGCTGGAACGTCAGCACAAACCGCAGGAGGCCCTGGCCATCTGGCAGTCGATGCTCGATGACCGCCTGGTCGACGCCACGCAAAGCCGCGAGCTGTACCTGATGACCTGCAACAATCTGGGCCGCCTGTTCGAGGAAACCCGGCAGTTGCAGAAATCCGAAGCCATCCTGCGCACCAGCCTGGAAGCCGACCCGCATCAACCCAAGGTGATTCAGCACTGGGTGCACTTGCGTCAGAAACAATGCGTCTGGCCGGTCTATGAGCCGCCGGCAGGCTTGACCCGTGGCGACCTGCTCAAGGCATCCTCACCCTTGGCACTGCTCGCCGGCAGCGATGACCCCGGCCTGCAACTGGCCGCCGCGGTGCACTTCGTCAAGGAGCGGGTCAATGTCCGGGTCCCCGCCCTGGCTCCGGCCCAGGGCTATGGCCACCAGAAGTTGCGCATCGGCTTCCTGTCTTCGGACTTCTGCCTGCATGCGGTGTCGTTGCTGACGGTGGAGCTGTTCGAACTGATCGATCGGCAGCGCTTTGAGGTGTACGGTTTTTGCTGGAGCCGCGAAGACGGCTCGCCCCTGCGCGAGCGGGTCAGGCAGGCAATGGATCACTTCGTGCGCATCGACGCCATGGATGATGCCGCTGCCGCGCAATGCATCCGCGACCATGAGATCGACATCCTCATCGACCTGCATGGGCTGACGTCCGGAGCCCGTCCGGACATTCCGGCTTACCGCCCGGCTGCAGTGCAGATGACCTACCTGGGCTTTCCCGGGTCGACCGGGCTGCCGGGCATCGATTATGTGATCGCCGATCGCTACCTGATCCCCGACAGCGAGAAGGCGTACTACAGCGAAACACCGCTGTACCTGGCGCAGATCTACCAATGCAGCGACCGCCAGCGCCCCGTTGCCGCGTTGCCGACCCGCGCCGAGTGCGGCTTGCCGCAAGACCGTTTCGTGTTTTGCTCGTTCAACAACAACTACAAGTTCAACGAGGAAGTGTTCGACTGCTGGATGCGTATCCTGCAGCGCGCCCCCGACAGTGTGTTGTGGCTGCTGGCCGACAACCCCTGGGCCCAGGAAAAACTCTGCGCCAGGGCCCAGGCACATGGCGTGAACCCGGCACGCCTGCTGTTCGCCCCGCGGGTCGCACCGGCGCAATACCTGGCCCGCTACAGTGCCGCGGATCTGTTCCTCGACGCGTATCCGTTCAACGCCGGGACCACGGCCAACGATGCCCTGTGGATGGGCCTGCCGGTGCTGACCCGCTCGGGACGCACTTTTGCCTCGCGCATGGCCGGCAGCCTGCTGACTGCGCTGGACCTGCCGGAGTTGATCACCACCACGCTGGCCGAGTACGAAGAGCGTGCCGTCGAACTGGCGACCCAGGCGGATCTGTTGCCCGGCTTGCGTGAGCGTCTGCACCAGGGCCGCGAGCACTCGGCGCTGTTCGACACGCCACGCTTCGTCAGGGATTTCGAGGACGCGATCAGCAGTGTGGCGCCTGGCCGGGTCTAA
- a CDS encoding TolC family outer membrane protein has product MTVSVRIALLLSVFCSCRLLAAEAPLSLVALYDASRLNDATYQVANHDYEASRQEEAIGRSGLLPQVAINSRYGHGGQFEHQSSANSQSDQYASDSIALSVIQPLFDKGRWASYEQAKARGQLGGVQHEGADQELFDRVVQAYFDLAQVENELKLTIQQKASVEELAKQSRRLFEAGEGSITDLEEAQARLDSIRALEIQLQAQQRAALRKLAGRAGIAVSEIPQMQEQAPAAALLAPEQDLDYWLIKADQTASALGISRASIKVAEANLKLQKAGHYPTVALSGRLARVDQSDLNETSQRQSTYYLGVVIDIPLYQGGGVSASSEKARAALESARSGYEVQLQQMNEDLELNYLGVVAGFEKIKALVTAVRSSQTALKSAEKGYEAGVRSTVDILDAQQRLFSSKRDLLDTKLAMLQSYVNLHTHTGLMTRNELEKVQGLF; this is encoded by the coding sequence ATGACCGTGTCCGTACGTATCGCCTTGCTACTCTCCGTGTTCTGCTCGTGCCGACTGCTGGCGGCTGAAGCGCCGTTGTCACTGGTCGCCCTCTACGACGCCTCGCGACTCAACGATGCGACCTACCAGGTTGCCAACCATGACTATGAGGCATCGCGCCAGGAAGAGGCTATCGGCCGCAGCGGCTTGCTGCCTCAGGTCGCCATCAACTCACGCTACGGCCATGGCGGCCAGTTCGAACACCAGTCCTCGGCCAATAGCCAGAGCGATCAGTACGCTTCCGACAGCATAGCCCTGTCGGTTATCCAGCCGCTGTTCGACAAAGGCCGCTGGGCCTCCTACGAACAGGCCAAGGCGCGTGGGCAGTTGGGCGGAGTCCAGCACGAAGGCGCCGACCAGGAGCTGTTCGATCGCGTGGTTCAGGCCTATTTCGATCTCGCCCAGGTGGAAAACGAACTCAAGCTGACGATCCAGCAGAAAGCCTCGGTCGAAGAATTGGCCAAGCAATCCCGACGCCTGTTCGAAGCCGGTGAAGGCAGCATCACCGACCTTGAAGAGGCGCAAGCCCGGCTCGATTCGATCCGCGCCCTGGAAATTCAGTTGCAGGCCCAGCAGCGAGCGGCCCTGCGCAAGCTGGCGGGCCGTGCCGGGATTGCCGTCAGCGAGATCCCGCAGATGCAGGAGCAGGCACCGGCCGCCGCCTTGCTTGCCCCCGAGCAGGACCTCGACTACTGGCTGATCAAGGCCGACCAGACCGCGTCTGCACTGGGCATCAGCCGTGCTTCGATCAAAGTGGCCGAAGCCAACCTCAAGCTGCAGAAGGCCGGGCACTACCCGACCGTGGCGCTGAGCGGCCGGCTGGCACGGGTCGACCAGAGCGACCTCAACGAAACGTCCCAGCGCCAGTCGACATACTACTTGGGCGTCGTCATCGATATCCCGCTGTACCAGGGCGGAGGGGTCAGCGCTTCTTCCGAAAAGGCCCGGGCTGCCCTGGAGAGCGCCCGGTCCGGCTATGAGGTCCAGCTCCAGCAAATGAACGAGGACCTCGAGCTCAACTACCTGGGGGTGGTGGCGGGCTTCGAGAAGATCAAGGCCCTGGTGACCGCCGTGCGCTCCAGCCAGACCGCCCTGAAATCCGCGGAAAAAGGCTATGAGGCCGGCGTGCGCTCGACGGTCGATATCCTCGACGCCCAACAGCGCCTGTTTTCCTCCAAGCGTGACCTGCTCGATACCAAGCTGGCGATGCTGCAAAGCTATGTCAACCTGCACACCCACACCGGCCTGATGACCCGCAACGAGCTGGAAAAGGTCCAGGGGTTGTTCTGA